The Salmo trutta chromosome 27, fSalTru1.1, whole genome shotgun sequence genome includes the window aaaatatatacttctgtgtattgattttaagaaaggcattgatgtttatggttaggtacattcgtgcaacgataatgctttttccgcaaatgcgcttttgttaaatcttcccccgtttggcgaagttggctgtctttgttaggaagaaatagtcttcatagttcgcaatgagccaggcagcccaaactgctgcatataccctgactctgttgcacagaacgcaagagaagtgacacaatttccctagttaaaagaaattcatgttagcaggcaatattaactaaatatgcaggtttaaaaatatatacttgtgtattgattttaagaaaggcattgatgtttatggttaggtacacattggtgcaacgacagtgctttttttcacgaatgcgcttgttatatcatcacccgtttggcgaagtaggctgtgattcaatgataaattaacaggcaccgcatcaattatatgcaatgcaggacaagctatataaactagtaatatcatcaaccatgtgtagttaactagtgattatgttaagattgattgttttttattagatacgtttaatgctagctagcaccttaccttggctccttgctgcactcgcataacaggtagtcaacCTGCCActcagtctcctcgtggagtgcaatgtaatcggccatgatcggtgtcaaaaatgccgattaccgattgttatgaaaacctgaaatcggccctaattaatcgtccattccgattaatcggtcgacatctagtttggaccaagtttattggtaacgtttgggattcattttgtatgcattttgaacgaggggaaaccggtggattattgaatgaagcgcgccaaATAAACATACTTTTTTGGGACATAatgaaggactttatcgaacaaaaggaccatttgttatgtaacagggacccttgtgattgcaaccagatgaagatcttcaaaggtaagggatttattttattgctatttctgacttttgcgatgcatctgcttggttggaaaatatttttaatacttttgtatgcagggcgctgtcctcagataatcgcatggtgtgctttcgccgtaaagcctttttgaaatctgacaacacggctggattaacaagaagtttatcttttaaatgatgtatgacacttgtattttcatgaaagtttaatattacgatttctgtcatttgaatttggcgctctgcaatttcaccggatgttgtcgaggtggggcgCTTGAGACAcgtctagcccaaagaggttttaagacaAGCGTAGTGTATTAACGAACAAAATActcaaatgtgttttttggagtaaaatatcccagaaaagaCAAATACAATATGCTCAATTGCAGTCATTCAATTGCCAGCCAACCTACCCAGTTCCTGCATGTACCCATGCCACCTCTCTAGCAACACATTGGACTCCGATGAACAGGCATACAAAGAAAACGTGTATCTCACTCCTGCAAAAAAGTTACCTGCGaaggagaaaaaagtatttattgaGACACACTCCGTGATACACTGGCTTTCTGGCAAATGCAGATGGGTCAGTCACACACTACATCGATTATGTAAACTTGAAAAAAAAAAGGTTCTCATCCCAGACTCACCGGATTGAACCATGGTGTTGGTGTTGTCCGCTGCCACCCTGGTCCACTCCACGTTGCAGTCCTGTGTGCAGCTAGTGTTGTACCAGTCCACCACGTAGCCACAGCTAGCGTTAGCATGGGCCACCCAGGACAGGGGAAACCCACTGCCATTGAATGTGACCTTGGAGATGGTGGTGTCCTCTGCATCTAAAAGATAGTCGGAGTTCAGTCTCAGTCCAAGAACCCTAGTTTTCCCAACATGCATCACTTTTAAAGTTACATGTGTAAAGGAGCCAAGGCAAGTATTCATAAAGCGGCTCAGAGCACGAGTGCCCTATCATTGATGATTTCAAAAGCCAAACTGATCGTAGATCCAGAGTCCTATTCTGAGACGCTGAGTTCGGCCCCCCTTTTCCCACATTCTTACCTGGTAAGTGTCTGGGGATGACGACCCTTTTCCCCCCCTATTCTTACCTGGTAAGTGTCTGGGGATGACGACCCTTTTCCCCCCCTATTCTTACCTGGTAAGTGTCTGGGGATGACGACCCGTTTTCCCCCCATTCTTACCTGGTAAGTGTCTGGGGATGACGACCCTTTTCCCCCCCATTCTTACCTGGTAAGTGTCTGGGGATGACGACCCGTTTTCCCCACATTCTTACCTGGTAAGTGTCTGGGGATGACGACCCGTTTTCCCCCCATTCTTACCTGGTAAGTGTCTGGGGATGACGACCCGTTTTCCCCCATTCTTACCTGGTAAGTGTCTGGGGATGACGACCCGTTTTCCCCCATTCTTACCTGGTAAGTGTCTGGGGATGACGACCCTTTTTCCCCCCATTCTTACCTGGTAAGTGTCTGGGGATGACGACCCTTTTTCCCCCCATTCTTACCTGGTAAGTGTCTGGGGATGACGACCCGTTTTCCCCCCATTCTTACCTGGTAAGTGTCTGGGGATGACGACCCGTTTTCCCCCCATTCTTACCTGGTAAGTGTCTGGGGATGACGACCCGTTTTCCCCCCATTCTTACCTGGTAAGTGTCTGGGGATGACGACCCGTTTTCCCCCATTCTTACCTGGTAAGTGTCTGGGGATGACGGCCCTTTTTCCCCCCTATTCTTACCTGGTAAGTGTCTGGGGATGACGACCCTTTTTCCCCTATTCTTACCTGGTAAGTGTCTGGGGATGACGACCCGTTTTCCCCCCATTCTTACCTGGTAAGTGTCTGGGGATGACGACCCGTTTTCCCCCCATTCTTACCTGGTAAGTGTCTGGGGATGACGACCCGTTTTCCCCCCATTCTTACCTGGTAAGTGTCTGGGGATGACGACCCGTTTTCCCCCATTCTTACCTGGTAAGTGTCTGGGGATGACGACCCGTTTTCCCCCCATTCTTACCTGGTAAGTGTCTGGGGATGACGACCCGTTTTCCCCCCATTCTTACCTGGTAAGTGTCTGGGGATGACGACCCGTTTTCCCCACATTCTTACCTGGTAAGTGTCTGGGGATGACAATGTTCGCTGGAGGGGAGACTCCTGCAGGATTCTGAGCGGTGACCGTGACCGTGACTTTACTCCCGCGGTCAGTCACGTTGATGGGGAGACTATACACGCTCTGGGGGAAGGGGAGAATCTGTTGGCTGTTCTCCTCGGGGCTCCACAGGATCACCTCATAACCGCTGATCTGGCCGTGGCTCTCGCTCTTTGTTAGAGGCTTAAGGAGAAATGCATAGCCGGTGAGAAGTACATTTAGGAACAGTTTTGCAGACACAGATTAAGGCTCGTGCTAGACAAAAACAATATGCTTAATGGAATATTTCTATTGAAAGTACTTTTAAATCCAGGACTAGTCTAGAAAAAGGCCCTTAGTATTGTAGCTACTTTCTCACAtgaccactcacacacacagaaacccagAATATTATGATAAGCAGCTAGGTAGTACTCACTTTCCACAAAACACGGCCTAGGTTGTCGCTGTCCATCCACAGCCATATGTCAGGAGCCACCGGGCCTGGCGCAGGAGAAAACAAACAGAGCTTTAAAGCtgggaatccttaatggtgaaactgccacggCCGTTGGCGACATTACAACacagaagttactgcaaacaatgaacactgttttttcccccctctgacATGCGTGACAGAACAGCAGTATATGTACTGCAACATGTTTTACCATGATGCACCATGCTCCCCAGCTCTGCTtcctcaacaaaacaaaaacaataacaacggTAGTGGAGCCACTAGTGGCGTCGTTTCCCCCACTGCAGAATTCCATCTTTAAAAAAAGTGTTTAGTTCTGTATTTCAGTGTTTTCCTTATTGTCTAATGAAAGCAGTATGTGTGGAAACAGCAATGCCATGTAACCAAACATATCAATGCGTCATGACCAGATCAAAGGCAGCTCCTAGTCAATGGAATGTCAAGTCTCATTTCAGAGTTAAATGTTACGGCGATTGTTGCATTTCTTTTAGATGTTTTGTATGATTTATATATAATCTCTGTCAGTGTATACCTCTGTATAGCATTTCATCTCAATACCACTATttatatttaaataaaataatgttcaCAAAAATATATCCAAtgacaggggtgtgtgcttacgGTCCATTTTGGTATGGAAACTCAGCGGCAAACTCCACTCTCCCCATTTCCAGAAGTTCTTCTGGGATCCACAGCGAACCTTAACGCTGTACTTTTCATCGGGCTGCAGGTCCTTCAGTACCACTGTGTTCAGTCCGTAACCAGTGTAGGTTTGCTAGATtcgttttatgtttttttaaaagacaaCACAAAGCCATAAGCATACAATAAATTATTGAAATGTCATATACCTATTCACATGATCCTTTCCTACATGTTTTCATGGTCACTGCCTTGTTCAAATAGAATTGAATAAAGGCGGCAGTGGTCGAATCGTTTGAGATGTCTAACTCTTTACTTCCTTACTCTCTGTACTCCCTTATAATTTAAATAACATTCCAAAAATGTATCACACACATTTGTGAAGACGTTTGGTAACATCAGGTATATTGGATTACATCCATTTTTGAGGATGATGCTAAATCATGCTAGCTACTGCCTGTAGCAAAGGTAAACAACATATTATTGTGGATGCTGTCACTACTGGCTTACAGACACAACTCAAGGTAAGATTAAAAGGACCTGTTTGCTTTTTTCAACCAAATCTTCATTTGATGTAAATGGTATGTTATAAAAGTGCCCAGACAGACACCTGTTTTGCGATTTCACTTAGCTGGTGGGGTTAAGTTTCTCAAAACCAAGTGAAATCGCCAAAAAAGAAACCAACAAACTTGTCCTTTAATGTAACCCAAACATGTATATTGGATAAATAATCCCCTTTAAGTCCACTCACCGTGCTGCTGTTCAAGTGGCTGGTCCGTTGCACCTGGCAGATAAGGGACAGCCTCTCGTAACCATTATACTTCCAGAGCCAACCCACACTGGCATTCCAGCTATAGACCTCTGGGCTGGTCAAATTCACAGGGGCCACTGGGCGGACTGGCAAAAACATCACATTCAAAAGAGTGTATAAAGACCTTTCTCTGCAGCACTGCTGATGCTGTATTGAGGTTTACATAGTCATCTAATATGAATAATATTTAGTGATAATGAGACTGTATGGAACAGCAGCACTGACCTCTGTGACCCAGCTCGGCTGCGTCTGTAAGCCTGAACTCGCCCAGCAGGTTGCGTGCGACTAGGGTCCAGTTCCCGTCCCACTGCTCCAAACCACAACGCATGTTGTTGTTCCTGGCGTTGGGGCAGTTCCTGAACATTCCAATGGCAATGAAAAGGGATGAAAGTAGACATTATTGGAaatatgtagctcagttggtagagcatggcgcttgcaacgccagggttgtgggttcgattcccacgggggccagtatttaaaatgtaataaaaatgtatgcgttcactactgtaagtcgctctggataagagcgtctgtaaaatgtaaatgtacgtttttttccccctccaatAGCCAAGTTATGCAATAGGTACGAGTCCTAAaatacatcctattccctatacagtgtactacttttgactagaggcCATTTGCAACACAGACATAtctaaagctgcaatatgtaacttttttgggcAACCCAACCAAATACACATAGAAATgtcagttatagatctgtcattcacATTGAAAACAAGTCTAAGAAACGGTAgatctatgtgcactatttctctGCTTCCCAtacttaagtttagtttttgcgtcttttactttcagttttgtacaccagtttcaaacagctgaaaataaaatattttggttattgaaaatatatttcacagcggtttagatggtcgAATGATTCTCTACACGCCGAGTGCTTGTtttctcacataaactgaaattaggggaATTATtcaaattttagcaaccaggaaatggcagagtgatttctgcatattgcaccttcaGGAAACATAGAGGATGAAATGTGAATGTTTGTAAGACTGTACCTTCCATTCAGGGTGTAGTACGTCTGACGGGTCTTTCCAAACAGGTAGGTATCTCGGCCCTTTGACCATTGACAGTCCACAGAGATCAGGTCATGGGTTTCACACACCAAGTCACTGGGCAGAGGGGGGTCTAGAGATGGTGGGGGGGATATGGTCAAGGAAAATCTCAACATGTTTAGCCAATAGACATTCACATACAATAGATAAGACAAACAATGCAGCTTTGATTCACTACTAGTGAAAGTTTGAGGGTTTGCATGTAGATAATTCTACATTGAACACGACAGTACGAGAGTGTAGAAGCAACACTACAAAGTGGACTTACACCCCACAAACACAACAGCGCCGGTGATAATCATTTTCTTCTCGCTGCTGCAGACCACATTGGTCCCGGAGGGGTTGGACGGGCCCTGATTGGTCATCGTGATAGCGTAGGTCCGCCTACTCAGCATGTTCTCTTTCACACATGTGTCTTTGTAACACAggcttccaaactgttgaccctCTTCCACGATGCAGCAGAACGTCATGTTGCTGCCCACGGGAACTGTTTTCCCCTCTGGGTACATTTGTGAGTCTGTGTTGTCCGGGAGGTCAAACcctgagagaagaaaaaaaatggagatcAAAATAGAGTGGTGGGCATCACCAATGGTACGGTCGCTGACGGAACATTGAAGAGGCCCTCTTATTAAGCTGTTTTAatgcaaatttcctgcaattctacacattttgccatgcggTGGAAATAACATatagctgttttaaagctaattaggCCTGCCTGCAATACTACACCTTTTGCCATGGTATCTGAATGACTTGAACATAACAAAATCAATATGAGCACCAAGCCATGACAAAAAAAAACTCCTGCCTGTCGAGCTTTTAtctttcctacacacacacacacacacacacacacacacacacacacacacacacacacacacacagttagttatatatatatataatacttaggttggagtcatgaaaactaacaaactatagtttggcaagtcagttaggacatctacttggtgcatgacaagtaattttccaacaactgtttacagacagattatttcacttacaattcactgcatcacaattccagtgggtcagaagtttacatacactaagatgactgtgcctttaaacagcttggcaaattccagaaaattatgtcatagctttagaagcttctgataggctaattgacatcctttgagtcatttgggggtttacctgtggatgtatttcaaggcctaccttcaaactcagtgcctctttgcttgacatcttgggaaaatcaaaagaaatcatccaagacctcagaaaaaaaaaattgtagtcctccacaagtctggttcattcttggaagcaatttccaaatgcctgaaagtatcACGTTCAtcaatataaacaccatgggaccatgcagccatcatacagctcagaaaggagacgagttctgtctcctagagatgaacgtactttggtgcgaaaagtgcaaatcaatccaagaacagcagcaaaggaccttgtgaagatgctggaggaaacaggtacaaaagtatctatatccacagtaaaacgagtcctatatcgacataacctgaaaggccgctcagcaaggaagaagccactgctccaaaaccgccataaaaaaagccagactacggtttgcaactgtacatggggacaaaagatcatactttttggagaaatgtcctctggtctgatgaaacaaaaatagaactgtttggccataatgaccatcgttatgtttggaggaaaaagggggaggcttgcaagccgaagaacaccatcccaaccatgaagcacgggggtggcagcatcatgttgtggggttgctttgctgcaggagggtctggtgcacttcacaaaatagatggcatcatgaggtaggaaaattatgtggatatattgaagcaacatctcaagacatcagtcaggaagttaaagcttggtcgcaaatgggtcttccaaatgcacaatgaccccaagcacacttccaaagttgtggcaaaatggcttaaggacaacaaagtcaatgtattggagtggctatcacaaagccctcacctcaatcctatagaaaatgtgtgggcagaactgaaaaagtgtgtgcaagcaaagaggcctacaaacctgactcagttacaccagctctgtcaggagaaatgggccaaaattcacccaacttattgtgggaagcttgtggaaggctactgaaaacgtttgacccaagttaaacaaatttaaagacaatgctaccaaataataattgaatgtatgtaaacttctgacccactgggaatgtgatgaaagaaataaaagctgaaataactcattctaaacttccgacttcaactgtacatacacacacacatacatatatatatacacatacacacattcaactgtacatacatacattatatatatatatatatatatatgtaacagtatagcttccatccctctcctcacccctacctgggctcgaaccagggaccctctgcacacatcaataactgacacccacgaagcctcgttacccatcgctccacaaaagccgcggcccttgcagagaaAGGGGatcaactacttcaaggtctcagagcgagtgacgtcaccaattgaaacactattagcgtgcaccccactaactagctagccatttcacatcggttacatatatatatatatatacagtgggggaaaaagtatttgatcccgtgctgattttgtacatttgcccactgataaagaaaggatcagtctataattttaatggtaggtttatttgaacagtgagagacagaataacaacaaaaatatccagaaaaacgcatgtcaaaaatgttatacatttgcattttaatgaaggaaataagtatttgaccccctctcaatcagaaagatttctggctcccaggtgtcttttatacaggtaacgagctgagattaggagcacactcttaaagggagaagcaatcaatcaatcagaatccaaactctccaccatggccaagaccaaagagctctccaaggatgtcagggacaagattgtagacctacacaaggctggaatggactacaagaccatcgccaagcagcttggtgagaaggtgacaacatttggtgagattatttgcaaatggaagaaacacaaaagaactgtcaatatccctcggcctggggctccatgcaagatctcacctcgtggggttgcaatgatcatgagaacggtgaggaatcagcccagaactacacgggaggatcttgtcaatgatctcaaggcagctgggaccatagtcaccaagaaaacaattggtaacacactacgccgtgaaggactgaaatcctgcagcgcccgcaaggtccccctgctccagaatacatatacaggcctgtctgaagtctgccaatgaacatctgaataactcagaggacaactggtgaaagtgttgtggtcagatgagaccaaaatggagctctttgacatcaactcaactcgccgtgtctggaggaggaggaatgctgcctatgaccccaagaacaccatctccaccgtcaaacatggaggtggaaacattatgctttgggggtgtttttctgctaagaggacaggacaacttcaacgcatcaaagggacgatggacggggccatggaccgtcaaatcttgggtgagaacctccttccctcagccagggcattgaaaatgggtcgtggatgggtattccagcatgacaatgacccaaaacacatggccaaggcaataaaggagtggctcaagaagaagcacattaaggttctggagtggtctagccagtctccagaccttaatcccatagaaaatctgtggagggagctgaaggttcgagttgccaaacgtcagcctcgaaaccttaatgacttggagaagatctgcaaagaggagtgggacaaaatccctcctgagatgtgtgcaaacctggtggccaactacaagaaacgtctgacctctgtgattgccaacaagggttttgccaccaagtacgaagtcatgttttgcagaggggtcaaatacttatttccctcattaaaatgcaaatcattttataacatttttgacatgcgtttttctgaatttttttgttgttattctgtctatctctgttcaaataaacctagtattaaaattatagactgataatttctttgtaagtgggcaaacgtacaaaatcagcaagggatcaaatacttttcccccccactgtatacatgtgtgtgtagagacacacacacacacacacacacacacacacacacacaatgttttttttttttactgtttggaCATAGGCAGCCACAAAAAAACACTTAGGCCACCCGCCCAATAATTTTCTATGCAGAAGAAACCCTGACTTTGACGGCATAGGCCTTCCCCACTGTAAAAACACTTTATTTATTCCAGAGGGACAATTAGTTTGAGTAGGTCTGCAACAACCACAACACCATACCACACCCATCCACTCACATCATCATCAAATCCTCCTAAACCACCAGACATTACTGGCATCTAAAAAGGCATCAAAACAATTCTCTCCATAAAAAGGACATGTACAGCTCACCACACCTATTGTTTTCTGAGTACATAATGCATAATGGTGAAAATGTGATattcctgttttttttttgcaaaattccaggaactttcCCTAAAatccccaggttttccagaaattctggttggaggattccggaTATGTGCTCATTCCCGTCTGATTGTGTGAATCTTACCCTCCTCTAGGAAGAACAACATATAGAGAGTGTTGCAAGCCCCCCCTGTGTGCAGAGAGAGACCAACCTGGAAGTATCTGTTGAGAACTCCATTCGCTGACATCTTGGCCGTCTCTGGAGCGCACTTTGACCGACAGAGAGGTACACTCCAGGGGCACTGGAGAGGTCCAGTTCCATTGGTGCTTCCCTGTGCTCTGGTCTTCTGTTACACCCACTGTCTCCTACCAAAACAAATAGTTGAATTGTTAAGATGTTGTTTTCCTGAGCGGGAGACCAGGGTTCAGATCCCACCCACGACAATAGCACGTGCTCCAGTCAAGAGACACGACTGAAGAGCAAGACACTACAAGTGAATATGTAGCCTACCGACGCTAAGAAAGCGTAAGGATCTGTTACAATATACTTTTTCAATTAAAACACAGTCTTGATCAAACCTAATACTTCACTTACATTCAACACAATCTCCATGAGTTCAGTGCGTAGAATCTCCACGTCAAAGGTGGAGGCGTGGCCTTCCTCCCATGTGACCGACAGCTTTTGTGTTTCCTTGTCTGCATCCAGCCTCACTTGCTGTGGAGGTGCGAGTCCTGCAGACCCATCGACAGTTTCAAAACCCAAATACAGAACGCTTCAGTTAGTGACTCTATCAAGTCCTGAGCATCAATATGATCTGATAATAAAACGTTATGATGCTTTATTACTTGTTATGTGCATGTAACCTTTTATAAAGTCTTATTAGAAGGCTTATATAATATGTTATAAACACTAATCACATCTCACTGGATAGACTTACCACTGGCCTGGCTCTCTGTGACCCTCAGGCCCAGGAGCAGAATGCAGAAGAACAGACTTGGCATGGTGGTTAGTTAGATCCTTCCAGGTGATGCAGTCTGTGGTTTACTGCCACAGCAGTTGAGACATGGCAATGGGAGACAACAGCCCTCCCTGTCGACAAACACAATAAGATAATATTAGACTAAATTACAATATGAATAAAAGAGCCTTAGTCTCTCCATCACGTAATTTATCATGTGATTTACCTGAGACCCCAAAATTACAATGCCAGTTACAGACACCCTATAATGACGTGGCACAAGTCGGCGTGGTTGTTCCGACTTGAATTCAGCAGAGCCACTTCAATTTCGAGAAAGAGTAGCAACAAATACTAGACTACTACGTACAagagaatgtaatgttttatTTAAAGTCTACAAAAAAATGCTGTGACTGGCATAAATATACAACGAGCAGCTGCACTAGTAAAAAAATGTCACGGACAAATTGTTCCCATTTCCCCTAAAGTAGATTTGCCTGCAGTAGCCTAACTCTGGCACAAGGCCTTAGTGCACATCCCTTTACAAAGAGAGCAGAGGGAACTCGTAAGCGCTTGCTATAGCCTAATAATTAACAAGGTACAAGCTGTTATGATTAGCCTAGCCCTACATGGAGCCACAACATTTTGGATGACTTGACTTGCTTCTGCTTAAAATGTCATTAAATTGCTAGATTTGTTTTGAGAAACGTCAGACTGTAAATGCATGCATGTGAATAAGTTGAAGTGAGCTTTTAGTAGACAGTGATAGGCCTATGAAGATCAGATTCTTCATTATTCCATTACACATGAACATAGCCAGATGTGTTTAGTGCAGTGgcacatatgtaggatcttattAAGTTGTTAGGTTTATGCCCCAGCCTACATCgtgatattaccaggttctgagcacttgataattattttatttctctGGAAcaccaccatctagtggtcagaacctggtatTATCAGGATGTTGAATGGgacatacagtgtcttcagaaagtgtgtgcctgagtaccactctccatattttcaagcatagagGTGTTGCCACCACTATTCTTGAAAATAGGgagaatggtactcagtaatgtgtcatattagatttgccccaaacgttGACGGGGTTGCATTCCCTTTAGACCCGGAGGTCTGCCTACTGGGTAACTATACTAACACCAATCTTAGGCAAAGTCATACTAAAAAGCTAACAGAAATATTGCTAGCGATTGCCAAGAAACGTATTGCCTTGAAATGGAAATTGGATTCCTTCCTGCCAGTTGCAATGTGGCTATCAGAAGTTAATAGTTGTATCCCACTGGAGAAAATCACTTACTGCTTGAGGAATAAGTTAAAagacattttacagaatttggcaaccttttattgactatatggagaatctcccctcacatcacattgattGAATCTCTATATAATTCTTATATAATGTTTCACACGTAATGTATAATATGTAGCTTACGGCAGGTATATGATTCAatgtctcattattattattttttattttactctttATTATGACTTATGTATCATgtatgttttttatgtattatgtatgtccgtatatataatttttattttttattacgcTCGTCTGTTACCGTCACTTTGTCCTTTGTTGtctaacatattttcacttttgttttgaatgttcttaattggaaaatgcaaaaataaaatatttaaaaaaaccaAACATAAcacgttgtattcaggacaaaaagtgaattgctttgtcacattttttgtagtattactttagtgccttgttgcaaacaagatgcatgttttgggatatgttttattctgtacaggcttccttcttttcactcccaaa containing:
- the lifra gene encoding LIF receptor subunit alpha a — encoded protein: MPSLFFCILLLGLRVTESQASGLAPPQQVRLDADKETQKLSVTWEEGHASTFDVEILRTELMEIVLNETVGVTEDQSTGKHQWNWTSPVPLECTSLSVKVRSRDGQDVSEWSSQQILPGFDLPDNTDSQMYPEGKTVPVGSNMTFCCIVEEGQQFGSLCYKDTCVKENMLSRRTYAITMTNQGPSNPSGTNVVCSSEKKMIITGAVVFVGYPPLPSDLVCETHDLISVDCQWSKGRDTYLFGKTRQTYYTLNGRNCPNARNNNMRCGLEQWDGNWTLVARNLLGEFRLTDAAELGHRVRPVAPVNLTSPEVYSWNASVGWLWKYNGYERLSLICQVQRTSHLNSSTQTYTGYGLNTVVLKDLQPDEKYSVKVRCGSQKNFWKWGEWSLPLSFHTKMDRPVAPDIWLWMDSDNLGRVLWKPLTKSESHGQISGYEVILWSPEENSQQILPFPQSVYSLPINVTDRGSKVTVTVTAQNPAGVSPPANIVIPRHLPDAEDTTISKVTFNGSGFPLSWVAHANASCGYVVDWYNTSCTQDCNVEWTRVAADNTNTMVQSGNFFAGVRYTFSLYACSSESNVLLERWHGYMQELVPSRTVPRLSPNQEGSDVQLTWDQIPLEHQRGFILGYTVYLTNASHLTLLANITDPQLTNHTVRNLVLGSYKFTVKAYTAAGEDGGATVSISLEPYTYWLIMEILVALGAMTCLLIVITIACYRKRKWVKKAFYPEIPEPKLPGEWGITQGTLDVKPSPHSMVHIVEDSVWDSSKEALVTVPEEDEEGTGDEAADTDEPASLRYYNQVVEEGSSSQRRPHASDSSASSTGSMDSGHTDVTYTGIQTSACSLDPMTHFQPQPDASQCVGGGGYRPQMQSASCPEEPQTGPEEHLQPPEGSFGGYQPQCSWKQDSPEADGDGGGLDQACLGSPTSVTSSQFLLPYDTSEEGKEHPSSASTWFHNLLTGKP